The proteins below come from a single Acanthopagrus latus isolate v.2019 chromosome 4, fAcaLat1.1, whole genome shotgun sequence genomic window:
- the LOC119017762 gene encoding polycystic kidney disease protein 1-like 2 isoform X2 has translation MTSHIRVLQRSFLSAQGWCERGGGHLAFILNDEIQQFLQKHLEPGKDWWLGLAPAAPNLTLDSAASEGSLAWLDGSDVSYSNWQNSPDVHTACGHVLRHSGFQWEATGNCSQELNFICQFDSGRSIACDGQNATLQCGSGQVIEIDDGFYGRKTIHYCQSKLTAAPTSSQEECSWIDVTDSVTAHCHGLQACQAPVDVSSFGEPCPMLGSYLSIEYHCKHGLHLLMSKLAAVFDNVTITVKWLLHPFQGNLTCKLNAGDGHTIDPYSPAEMESNVMHTFKRPGVFMVGVECSTSDWHVTAQKSITIQEPVGEFGLIASYSRNMSTDGTKFNALHGRPVQIQVEVEAGTNVSYTIQHKGHVVANSSVDTGITPHNITLSALVLEKLGHGCHNLTLTASNRVTSQPVSTGLELCLLEPVEGLQASVTAEGDDCPDSTDLVIGVSLERGAPVELFFTLTGATDAISEPRDMLNGSFQAYTFSSPLEGLLRVKVQAVNAFSTSDVDVDLKNILQACQNYSDRSPDDYDNATDTDDSHDLKMIATPDTLVDYTQSVTLSTTWTESLPSKGLTFDWKCRGECKCGNKTQGETRVVEKDCLPDPFDIFIYAVIVRRTTWFRKSVKLAAASKCISVVLKEFTDVSISCDNCASVNVNNDVRLKLSCETTCPEVVWHIEDPKPSMEDLHRCFSKAGRRPSIERQDGDTEYVVHSQHLKTSRETLHNISVIAYSKTVPGFAKYTLPIPGPAPTEPAAPTAPTPPSCSISPGSGTVLDAFDITCKATSFCSTGCSYCFKTDTGQHLRCSNANEVKSVFLPLGNESNNYSLSILVTVKNEYEEATATISTQVRKSSSGTSVDILQSAVEDTVSQLEQQGLLSGEAIGQIFTSVSDMLNIEAGQDQKDARMKLREQMLTRMTSVLLDSPSNTTQGVQVTARAVAGLTQRPDELSPAAQEEAGSLLVDLSSSLSTVSVNQEDRDDGEVVQAATPIVEAASNILNVSSNKKVSEFLLTGINNVQSALLINKKLNGEPAIIDSGQISVYVNRVSPGKMQTQDINVQKSSSSRFSFPTLPSHIVSPDEPVDVRMMSFETNPYSWKEDNITGAVGSVSLTRANGDLITVENLPEEIEILLPRLDVGQENSTVLDLANFSTLIIDVPSPDVTLVLKMEPSEDISFMLFLGYRDYPNDEIYVAKTQIPLENATDGEKYTWVLSPKDRTGDVGVHYLVMKPIVDSGVKSVNATVNVISIAAQCKYWNETESSWSEDGCRVGPLTTPLVTQCLCNHLTFFGSSFFVMPNLVDVSRTAELFATFTNNPVVVCFVGAIFAVYVMVVVWARRKDIQDSAKVKITVLEDNDPLAEYRYMLTFSTGHRHGAATSSQVTITLLGTEGESEPHHLTDSEKPVFERGGMDMFLLTTHFSLGDLQSIRLWHDNSGAHPAWYVNKVMVQDLESGQKWHFLCNSWLAVDVGECALDKVFPVATEIDLKRFSNLFFMKTAKDFRDGHIWFSVISRPPCSTFTRVQRVSCCFSLLLCTMLTSIMFWGIPTDPSEQTMDLGHIEFTWQQVMIGIQSSIIMFPINLLIVSIFRNTRPREKSTKADSASKQGKTVRVSPSQTSSPHKELKDITPDTVIKDIKRIAQSLSKAMKSPLPELELRSGQPADINTLLSLVEDIIRQQNRAAGEFYSDASKRDRSMILSLGAVNLQEDSVWGSPERTSDEAQKKSNNSRYLYRQLRHVEKELGLLGPSRFLNPGSYNRAMQQVQGMKGLLEYRLPSSSLEGDQLDGSPSPEESINGDSAKKKCCQGGLPWWFVFVGWILVIATSGVSGYFTMMYGLTYGKDRSISWLISMVVSFFESLFITQPLKVLGFAAFFALVLKKVDQEEYGEPQIDDSLRNTVRAARRDSTCSFYQPPPPTDIERMRNNMIKEQKVFALIREILVYMGFMWMLLLVAYGQRDPNAYFLTRHIRQSFSRDISDSMSIQDVFTWANTTLLSNLFGEHPGFITDGNSKLVGNARLRQVRVNKNSCPVAPSMQQPGRDCHAPYSWELEDMGSYGPGWSHYVADNASVDLNSPWAYQSQGKLRAYPIWGSVKLYRGGGFVVDLGSDSLNSSKTLQHLHDNTWFDMYTQAIFVEFTVYNANVNLFCIVTLMLETTAIGAFQFRSELQSVRLYQSTGGLHVFVMASEAIYFFFIIYYMFVQGKLMKQQRSAYFKSKWNLLELAIILLSWSALSVFIKRTLLGKRDIEYYQNHKDQYASFHETAKADAVLGYLIAFLVLLATIKLWHLLRLNPKLHMITATLQRAWTDISGFLVVMTIMFLAYSIASNLMYGWKLYSYRTLLDAAQTMISLQLGIFNYEEVLNYNPVLGAFLIGSCIVFMTFVVLNLFISVILVAFSQEQIHHKPSEEDEIVDLMLMKLCSLFGLKFKQQGGDCLTERPDVSSASSNGLSMISSGNIRDG, from the exons CCCACTGTCACGGACTGCAGGCTTGCCAGGCTCCAGTGGATGTGAGCTCTTTTGGTGAACCGTGTCCTATGCTCGGAAGTTACCTGTCTATAGAGTACCACTGCAAACATG GACTCCACCTGTTGATGAGCAAGCTGGCGGCCGTCTTTGACAATGTCACCATCACCGTGAAGTGGCTCCTTCATCCTTTTCAGGGAAACCTCACATGCAAACTGAATGCTGGAGACGGCCACACTATTGATCCATACAGCCCAGCAGA GATGGAGAGCAATGTGATGCACACGTTCAAGCGTCCTGGTGTTTTCATGGTTGGAGTGGAGTGCAGCACCAGTGACTGGCATGTCACAGCTCAGAAATCCATCACCATTCAGGAGCCTGTGGGAGAGTTCGGTCTCATTGCGAGCTATAGCAGGAACATGTCAACAGATGGCACTAAATTCAATGCTCTCCATGGTAGACCTGTTCAGATCCAAGTTGAAGTGGAGGCAG GTACAAATGTTTCCTACACAATTCAACATAAAGGCCATGTGGTTGCAAACTCATCTGTGGACACAGGGATCACAccccacaacatcacactgagcGCCCTTGTGCTGGAGAAGCTTGGACATGGCTGCCACAACCTGACCCTAACCGCCTCTAACAGGGTCACATCCCAGCCAGTGTCCACCGGTCTGGAGCTGTGTCTCCTGGAGCCAGTCGAAGGCCTGCAGGcgtcagtgacagcagagggagaCGACTGTCCAGACTCCACCGATCTCGTCATTGGTGTTTCGTTGGAGCGAGGAGCCCCTGTGGAGCTGTTCTTCACTCTGACTGGAGCCACGGACGCTATCTCTGAGCCCAGAGACATGCTTAACGGGAGCTTTCAAGCTTATACATTCTCCAGCCCACTTGAAG GATTGTTGAGGGTGAAGGTACAAGCTGTGAATGCCTTCTCAACCTCTGATGTGGACGTGGACTTAAAGAACATACTTCAGGCTTGTCAGAATTACTCTGACCGGTCACCAGATGACTATGACAACGCA acagacacagacgaCTCTCATGACTTGAAGATGATTGCTACTCCAGACACTTTGGTCGACTACACTCAGAGTGTCACACTGAGCACAACTTGGACTGAATCGTTGCCCAGCAAAGGACTCACGTTTGATTGGAAATGTA GAGGAGAATGTAAATGTGGAAACAAGACACAGGGTGAGACTCGCGTGGTGGAAAAAGACTGCCTTCCAGACCCGtttgatattttcatatatGCTGTGATTGTGAGGAGAACTACCTGGTTTAGGAAATCGGTTAAACTTGCTGCAGCTTCAAAGTGCATCTCTGTTGTTCTGAAGGAATTCACAGACGTCAGCATCAG TTGTGATAATTGTGCTTCAGTAAATGTGAACAACGATGTAAGGCTAAAACTGAGCTGTGAGACAACTTGCCCAGAGGTAGTTTGGCATATTGAAGACCCCAAACCTTCGATG gaggACCTTCACAGATGTTTCTCCAAAGCAGGTAGAAGGCCGTCTATTGAGAGGCAGGATGGCGACACTGAGTATGTTGTACATAGCCAACATCTGAAAACCTCAAGGGAAACACTGCACAACATCAGTGTGATTGCTTACA GCAAGACGGTGCCAGGTTTTGCCAAATACACTTTACCGATACCAGGTCCTGCACCAACTGAACCAGCTGCACCTAcagcccccacccccccctcaTGTAGCATCTCTCCAGGGTCAGGAACAGTCCTCGATGCTTTTGACATTACCTGCAAAGCAACCTCCTTCTGCTCCACGGGATGCTCTTACTGCTtcaaaacagacacag GCCAACATTTACGCTGCAGTAATGCAAATGAGGTGAAATCTGTCTTCTTGCCTCTCGGAAATGAGAGCAACAATTACAGTTTGTCtattctggtgactgtgaaAAATGAGTATGAGGAAGCCACCGCCACGATCTCCACCCAG GTGCGAAAAAGCAGCTCTGGCACCTCGGTGGATATTCTCCAATCGGCAGTGGAGGATACTGTGAGTCAGTTGGAGCAGCAGGGGCTGCTCTCCGGCGAGGCCATCGGACAAATATTTACTTCAGTTTCTGATATGTTGAACATAGAGGCCGGCCAAGATCAGAAGGATGCAAGGATGAAG CTCAGAGAGCAAATGTTGACCAGAATGACCTCGGTTCTTCTGGACTCACCCAGCAACACCACTCAGGGAGTGCAAGTGACGGCCAGAGCTGTGGCTGGACTCACCCAGCGTCCGGACGAGCTCAGTCCAGCTGCTCAA gAAGAAGCGGGCTCGTTGCTGGTGgacctcagctcctccctcagCACTGTCAGCGTTAATCAGGAAGACAGAGATGATGGAGAAGTCGTGCAAGCTGCTACACCAATAGTCGAAGCAGCCAGTAATATTTTGAACGTTTCGTCAAAT aaaaaagTCTCAGAGTTTCTTCTCACCGGGATAAACAATGTCCAAAGTGCTTTGCTGATTAATAAAAAGCTGAACGGAGAGCCTGCCATCATTGATTCTGGTCAGATCAGCGTGTATGTCAACAG AGTGTCTCCAGGAAAGATGCAAACACAGGATATAAATGTACAGAagagcagctcctccaggttTTCCTTCCCCACACTGCCTTCTCATATTGTCTCTCCAGACGAGCCGGTAGATGTCAGA ATGATGAGTTTTGAGACAAATCCATATTCTTGGAAGGAGGACAACATCACAGGAGCTGTCGGATCCGTCTCTCTCACCAGAGCGAACGGCGATCTCATTACTGTAGAGAACTTACCTGAAGAGATAGAG ATTCTCTTGCCAAGGCTTGATGTTGGGCAAGAGAACAGCACAGTCCTGGACCTTGCCAATTTCAGCACATTAATAATTGACGTCCCCTCGCCGGATGTAACACTTGTGCTGAAAATGGAGCCGTCTGAAGACATTTCCTTCATGCTATTCCTGGGATACAGAGATTATCCAAATGATGAAATTTATGTGGCTAAGACTCAGATCCCTCTCGAGAATGCCACAGACG GGGAGAAATACACCTGGGTGCTGAGTCCCAAAGACAGAACAGGAGATGTTGGAGTGCACTACCTTGTCATGAAGCCGATTGTGGATTCTGGCGTCAAATCCGTCAACGCCACTGTTAATGTGATTTCCATCGCTGCCCAGTGTAAATACTGGAATGAAACTGAGTCTTCTTGGAGTGAAGACGGCTGCAGG GTCGGTCCACTCACCACGCCTCTGGTCACTCAGTGCCTCTGTAACCACTTAACTTTCTTCGGCAGCTCTTTCTTTGTCATGCCCAACTTAGTGGATGTGTCACGCACCGCAGAACTCTTTGCTACTTTCACCAACAATCCTGTGGTGGTGTGTTTTGTGGGGGCCATCTTTGCTGTTTATGTCATGGTTGTTGTGTGGGCGCGCAGGAAAGACATCCAGGACTCGGCCAAG GTCAAGATAACAGTACTCGAGGATAACGACCCGTTGGCTGAGTATCGATACATGCTAACTTTCAGCACAGGGCATCGGCATGGTGCAGCCACCTCCTCTcag GTGACGATAACTCTTCTGGGTACAGAAGGGGAAAGTGAGCCCCACCACCTGACAGACTCTGAGAAGCCAGTGTTTGAGAGGGGTGGGATGGACATGTTTCTGCTGACCACACACTTCTCCCTGGGAGATCTGCAGAGCATCAGGCTGTGGCATGACAACTCAGGAGCTCACCCTGCATG GTATGTCAACAAAGTGATGGTGCAGGATCTGGAGAGTGGTCAGAAATGGCACTTCCTGTGTAACTCCTGGCTGGCTGTAGATGTGGGAGAGTGTGCTCTTGACAAGGTCTTCCCAGTTGCGACGGAGATAGATTTGAAGAGGTTTAG TAACCTGTTCTTCATGAAAACAGCAAAGGATTTCCGTGACGGCCACATCTGGTTCTCTGTCATCAGTCGGCCCCCCTGCAGCACTTTCACGCGTGTGCAGCGAGTCTCCTGCTGTTTTTCCCTGCTGTTGTGCACAATGCTCACCAGCATCATGTTTTGGGGCATCCCTACTGACCCCTCTGAGCAGACCATGGACCTGG GTCACATCGAGTTCACCTGGCAACAAGTTATGATTGGGATTCAAAGTTCGATCATCATGTTTCCTATCAATCTCCTCATTGTGAGCATCTTCAGAAACACTCGTCCTCGAGAGAAGTCCACCAAAGCAGATTCAGCATCTAAACAGGGGAAGACTGTTCGGGTCTCTCCCTCACAGACTTCTTCCCCTCATAAAGAGCTGAAAGACATCACACCAGACACTGTGATCAAG GACATTAAGAGGATTGCTCAGTCACTGTCGAAGGCCATGAAGAGTCCACTGCCAGAGCTGGAGCTCCGGTCTGGTCAGCCAGCTGACATCAACACTCTGCTGTCTCTGGTGGAGGACatcatcagacagcagaacCGCGCGGCAGGAGAATTTTACAGTGACGCCTCCAAGAGGGACCGCTCTATGATCCTCAGCTTAGGTGCAGTTAATCTACAAG AAGACAGTGTGTGGGGGAGCCCTGAGAGGACTTCAGATGAAGCTCAGAAGAAGAGCAACAACAGCAGGTACCTGTACAGGCAGCTGCGTCACGTTGAGAAGGAGCTGGGCTTGTTGGGACCTTCTCGTTTTTTGAACCCAGGCAGCTACAACAGAGCCATGCAGCAGGTTCAGGGAATGAAAGGTCTCCTGGAGTACCGGCTCCCCTCGTCCAGCCTGGAAGGAGACCAGCTGGACGGCAGCCCCAGTCCAGAGGAGAGCATCAATGGAGACTCAGCCAAAAAGAAGTGTTGCCAAGGAGGGCTGCCGtggtggtttgtgtttgttggctGGATACTGGTGATCGCAACCAGCGGTGTGTCGGGTTATTTCACCATGATGTACGGGCTTACGTACGGGAAAGACCGCTCTATAAGCTGGCTTATCTCCATGGTGGTATCCTTCTTTGAGAGTTTGTTTATCACTCAACCTCTGAAG GTTCTTGgttttgctgctttctttgctCTCGTTCTGAAGAAAGTTGACCAGGAAGAGTATGGAGAGCCTCAGATAGATGATAGTCTGAGAAATAcag TGCGTGCAGCAAGAAGAGACAGTACCTGCAGTTTCTATCAGCCGCCACCTCCCACTGACATTGAGAGGATGAGGAACAACATGATCAAAGAGCAGAAAGTCTTTGCCCTAATAAGGGAGATTCTTG TCTACATGGGATTTATGTGGATGTTGCTCCTGGTGGCGTATGGTCAGAGGGACCCCAACGCTTACTTTCTGACCCGACACATCCGACAGAGCTTCAGCAGAGACATCTCAGATAGTATGAGTATTCAGGATGTGTTTACCTGGGCAAACACAACTCTGCTGAGCAACCTGTTTGGAGAGCACCCAG GGTTCATCACAGATGGGAACTCTAAGCTGGTGGGTAACGCTCGTCTCCGCCAGGTGAGGGTGAATAAGAACTCCTGCCCTGTGGCTCCATCCATGCAGCAACCTGGACGAGACTGCCATGCTCCGTACTCATGGGAGCTGGAGGACATGGGCTCCTACGGTCCAGGCTGGAGCCACTATGTGGCTGATAACGCCTCAGTTGACCTTAATAGCCCATGGGCGTACCAGTCCCAGGGTAAACTGAGGGCGTACCCCATCTGGGGTAGCGTGAAGCTTTATAGAGGAGGAGGCTTTGTGGTGGATCTTGGGTCAGATTCACTAAATTCAAGCAA aacCCTTCAACATCTTCATGACAACACCTGGTTTGACATGTACACCCAGGCAATCTTCGTGGAGTTCACAGTGTACAACGCCAATGTCAACCTCTTTTGCATCGTTACTCTCATGCTGGAGACCACAGCCATCG GAGCTTTCCAGTTCCGCAGTGAGCTTCAGAGTGTGCGTCTTTACCAGTCGACCGGCGGCCTTCACGTCTTTGTCATGGCCTCTGAAGCCATCTACTTCTTTTTTATCATCTATTACATGTTTGTCCAG GGAAAGCTGATGAAGCAGCAGAGATCTGCTTATTTCAAGAGTAAGTGGAACCTGCTGGAGCTGGCTATTATCCTCCTCAGCTGGAGCGCgctgtctgtcttcatcaaGAGGACCTTACTAGGAAAGCGGGACATTGAGTACTACCAGAACCACAAAGACCA ATACGCCAGTTTCCATGAGACGGCCAAGGCTGATGCAGTGCTCGGGTATCTGATTGCCTTCCTGGTGCTGCTGGCTACAATCAAACTGTGGCACCTGCTGAGACTGAACCCAAAGCTGCACATGATCACAGCCACGCTGCAGCGAGCCTGGACTGATATTTCAGGCTTCCTGGTGGTCATGACCATCATGTTCCTGGCGTACTCCATTGCT tctaACCTGATGTATGGCTGGAAGCTTTACTCCTACAGGACTCTGCTGGATGCAGCACAAACCATGATCAGCCTGCAGCTTGGGATTTTTAACTATGAAGAG GTGCTGAATTACAATCCAGTTCTTGGGGCCTTTCTCATTGGCTCCTGCATCGTGTTCATGACCTTTGTGGTGCTgaatctcttcatctctgtcattCTGGTGGCTTTCAGTCAGGAGCAGATACATCACAAG CCATCAGAAGAAGATGAGATTGTGGACCTGATGCTGATGAAACTGTGCAGTTTGTTTGGACTCAAATTTAAGCAACAAGGTGGCGACTGCCTAACTGAGAGGCCAGATGTTTCATCTGCTTCGAGTAATGGACTCTCAATGATTTCTTCTGGGAATATTCGTGATGGTTAA